One bacterium genomic region harbors:
- the lptC gene encoding LPS export ABC transporter periplasmic protein LptC — translation MKKRWLLICIVILTFCSKEEQKDAKEIELPSQIVDNIKMEESSTGKKRYYLEGKRAFYYDKSSKIVVLEPNITFLGPDKEPTSEVTCDSGVVNNRTGDLFAYGHVIVVTNDSTVLRTDSLAWLNRKALIETDAEVLIISKDGEVRGKGLISDADLAKIEIKEKIEGSTDYNIEGENP, via the coding sequence ATGAAAAAAAGATGGTTGCTCATTTGTATCGTTATACTGACTTTTTGCTCGAAAGAGGAGCAAAAAGACGCAAAAGAGATAGAACTCCCAAGCCAGATCGTCGACAACATCAAGATGGAAGAAAGCTCGACAGGAAAGAAACGCTACTATCTTGAGGGAAAGCGTGCATTCTACTACGATAAAAGCTCGAAGATAGTCGTCCTTGAACCAAACATAACCTTTCTTGGCCCTGACAAAGAGCCCACATCCGAGGTTACGTGCGATTCCGGAGTGGTTAACAACCGCACCGGCGATCTTTTTGCCTACGGCCATGTGATAGTTGTAACTAACGACAGCACCGTTCTCAGAACAGATTCACTTGCATGGCTCAACCGTAAGGCTCTAATTGAAACCGATGCCGAGGTGCTTATCATTTCGAAGGATGGAGAGGTGCGCGGAAAGGGGCTCATATCGGATGCTGACCTTGCTAAAATCGAGATAAAGGAAAAGATTGAAGGCTCAACCGATTATAATATTGAGGGCGAGAATCCGTGA
- the lptB gene encoding LPS export ABC transporter ATP-binding protein, which produces MAPTTGKRKNPKKSNDSSVLKTIDLRKEFGKRTVVQNVSIELHQGEVVGLLGPNGAGKTTTFSMIIGFTQPTSGQIEIDGTNITEMPIFKRARLGIGYLSQEPSVFRKLSIEDNIRAVLELRGYTKEKIHEKTETLLGKFEIKGLRKSKGGTLSGGERRRVEIARALATEPKFLLLDEPFTGIDPIVRGEIQKIVRLLKNDGIGILVTDHNVRETLEITDRTYLMYDSRILVSGSSKQLVADPKVREVYLGKEFKI; this is translated from the coding sequence ATGGCACCTACTACTGGAAAGAGAAAAAATCCGAAGAAGAGTAACGACTCAAGCGTACTCAAGACGATTGACCTGAGAAAAGAGTTCGGAAAGCGGACGGTTGTGCAGAACGTTTCTATTGAGCTTCACCAGGGTGAGGTTGTGGGATTGCTTGGTCCTAACGGCGCCGGCAAGACAACGACCTTCTCGATGATAATAGGTTTTACCCAGCCTACAAGCGGACAGATAGAGATAGACGGAACTAATATTACCGAGATGCCTATATTCAAGCGTGCAAGACTCGGCATAGGTTATCTGTCGCAGGAGCCGTCCGTATTCAGAAAATTGAGTATCGAGGATAATATACGGGCGGTTCTCGAGCTAAGGGGTTATACCAAGGAAAAGATACATGAAAAGACCGAGACGCTTCTTGGGAAGTTTGAGATAAAAGGCCTGCGCAAGTCAAAGGGCGGCACTCTTTCAGGCGGCGAGAGAAGAAGGGTCGAGATTGCAAGGGCGCTTGCAACCGAACCGAAGTTCCTGCTTCTGGACGAACCCTTCACCGGTATCGATCCCATAGTACGTGGAGAGATTCAAAAAATAGTCAGACTGTTAAAGAATGACGGCATCGGCATTCTTGTCACCGACCACAACGTAAGAGAAACTCTTGAGATAACGGACAGGACATACCTTATGTATGACTCAAGGATTCTTGTTTCAGGAAGCTCCAAGCAGCTTGTAGCTGATCCCAAAGTCAGGGAAGTATATCTGGGCAAGGAATTCAAGATATGA
- the rpoN gene encoding RNA polymerase factor sigma-54, translating into MRQASFSGEQRLETSLRTELALHLTQEMRLRLEILQANILSLEEMLHVELEQNPALEIIEAEPLEREAETPDEFSVDDFYPSGEASYGEYEDTQEPGSMFSDRSSMEEHMMRRIAKEFSDNDLEYRIARYILDGLDEDGFLHEELSKIASEFDVEDDVVEKVRQKIQTIEPVGIASRNIQEALLVQLNVLGYAEKSPEMRIVAECFEFLLQRRITSIAHKLRLDTSDIARAFENIASLDPKPGRNFKNISSGSVQPDMSLRYRDNNLEIVINEGPLPPLRLSSKVREILENPKKFSKEELEFAKSKLERAQMFIKGILQRRDTLNRIAGEILHKNYDFFSGQCVSLNPLLMKDVADALGLHSSTISRAVRDKYIETPSGIFPLRAFFAKVEKDPVMDKLREIIDSEDKNSPLADVEIAELLRGSGINISRRTVAKYRQMMNLPDCFQRKVLK; encoded by the coding sequence ATGAGGCAAGCTTCCTTCTCAGGAGAGCAAAGATTAGAAACATCTTTAAGAACTGAACTTGCCCTTCACCTGACGCAGGAGATGAGATTAAGACTGGAAATCCTGCAGGCGAACATACTTTCTCTTGAGGAGATGCTGCATGTCGAGCTTGAACAAAACCCTGCGCTTGAGATAATCGAGGCCGAACCCCTGGAGCGAGAGGCCGAGACCCCGGATGAGTTTTCGGTTGATGATTTCTATCCCTCCGGCGAGGCATCCTACGGCGAATACGAAGATACGCAGGAACCTGGCTCCATGTTTTCCGATCGCTCCTCGATGGAAGAGCACATGATGCGCAGAATTGCGAAGGAGTTTTCGGATAACGACCTCGAATACCGCATAGCCCGCTATATCCTGGACGGTCTGGATGAAGACGGCTTCCTCCATGAGGAGCTTTCAAAGATTGCCTCGGAGTTTGATGTTGAAGACGATGTAGTCGAGAAAGTGAGGCAAAAAATCCAGACAATTGAACCGGTAGGTATCGCCTCAAGGAACATACAGGAGGCCCTTCTCGTTCAGCTCAATGTTCTCGGGTACGCTGAAAAGAGTCCGGAAATGAGGATTGTCGCTGAATGCTTTGAATTTCTTCTGCAAAGACGGATAACGTCCATTGCGCACAAACTAAGGCTGGATACCAGCGACATTGCCAGAGCTTTTGAAAACATCGCTTCCCTTGATCCCAAACCGGGACGCAACTTCAAAAACATCTCCTCAGGGTCTGTCCAGCCTGATATGAGCCTGAGATACCGGGACAACAATCTGGAGATAGTTATTAACGAGGGTCCCCTGCCCCCCCTCAGGCTTTCCTCAAAAGTTAGGGAGATACTCGAAAACCCGAAGAAGTTCTCAAAAGAGGAACTTGAATTCGCCAAGTCCAAGCTTGAGAGAGCGCAGATGTTCATCAAAGGGATACTGCAGCGCAGGGACACCCTTAACCGTATCGCGGGAGAGATACTGCACAAGAACTACGACTTCTTCAGCGGACAGTGCGTGTCGCTTAACCCTCTTCTTATGAAGGACGTTGCAGACGCCCTTGGTCTGCACTCCTCGACAATATCCCGCGCCGTCAGGGATAAGTACATAGAGACACCGTCCGGCATCTTTCCCCTTCGAGCCTTCTTCGCAAAGGTCGAGAAGGACCCGGTCATGGACAAACTCCGCGAGATAATCGATTCAGAAGACAAAAACTCTCCTCTCGCCGACGTGGAGATTGCAGAGCTTTTACGCGGGAGCGGGATCAATATCTCCCGCAGAACGGTCGCAAAATACAGACAGATGATGAATC